The window TTGAATTTGACCTATTATTAGCCGAACTCCAAGCTCTTGAAAATAAATTTCCAGAACTTAAAACCAACGACTCACCAACACAAAAAGTTGGCAGTGACTTAACTAAAGGCTTTATTCAAAAAAATCACCCCTACCCAATGCTTTCGCTATCGAACACATATTCAGCCGAAGAACTTGATGCATTCATAAACAGAATTGTAAAAAGCCTCGACAACTTACCTACCTTTGTTTGCGAACCCAAATTCGATGGTACTTCTATTAGTCTACATTACAAAAACGGAATATTAACAGAAGCCCTAACTCGTGGCGATGGCGAAAAAGGCGATGATGTTTTAAAAAATGTACAAACAATAAAATCAATCCCTAAAAAAATTGAAACCAACTTACCATTTATCGTTGTTCGTGGCGAAATTATAATGCCCAGAAACATTTTTGAACAACTCAATATAGAACGCACCGAAAAAGGCGAAAACCCATTTGCTAACCCACGCAACGCTGCTGCTGGAACCCTTAAAACATTAGATCCTAAAATTGTCGAAAAACGCCAACTCGAAGCATACCTATATTATTTGTTAGGCGAAAACCTTCCAATAACAACTCATTGGGATAGAATTCAATGGCTTAAAAATCATGCATTTAATACTCCCGAATGGATAAAACTATGTTATACCAAAAATGATATTCTTGAATATATAGAATATTGGGATAAACATCGTCATAGCTTACCTTTCGATATTGATGGTATTGTTATCAAAGTAAACGAAATTACTTATCAAGAAGCACTTGGTTTAACAGCTAAAAGCCCTCGCTGGGCTATTGCATATAAGTTTCAAGCCGAACAAGCTACCACTAAGCTTTTATCTATATCTTATCAAGTAGGTCGAACAGGTATTATTACACCCGTTGCAAATTTAGAACCTGTTTTTTTATCGGGTACTACTGTTAAACGAGCAAGTCTTCATAATGCTGACCAAATTGCCCTCAAAGATATACGCGTTGGCGATTATGTTATTGTAGAAAAAGGTGGAGAAATTATCCCTAAAGTTGTAGGAGTTGATTTCACAAAACGTACGTCAAACTTAACTCCATTAAACTTTATTACTCATTGTCCTGCTTGCGGCACTGCCCTACAACGCAACGAAGGCGAAGCAGCACATATCTGTCCCAATTATTTATGCCCTCCACAAATAAAAGGACGCATAGAACACTTTGTATCACGTAAAGCAATGAACATTGAAGGATTAGGCGAAGAAACTATCGACGAAATGGTTGAAAAAAAAATGATACAAACCCCAGCTGATTTATATTCACTAACTAAATCGCAACTTCTCACTCTTGAGCACTTTGCAAATAAAGCTGCCGATAATCTTTTATTAAGCATCGAAAAATCGAAACAAACACCCTATGCTCGAGTTTTATTTGCCTTAGGAATACGCTATGTAGGCGAAACAGTGGCTCAAAAATTAGCACGTGCATTTTACCATATAGACCTACTCATAAAAGCAACACCCGAACAACTCATTGAAGTAGAAGAAATTGGCGAAAAAATTGCTGAAAGCGTATATCAATTTTTTCAAAATAAAGATAACATTCAATTAATAGATAAACTGAAAATAGCAGGACTTATTTTTGAACAAACAGAAGATGCTAAACCACAATCGAATTTATTAAACAATTTATCTATCGTCGTTACAGGTAGCTTCGAAAAACCA of the Bacteroidales bacterium genome contains:
- the ligA gene encoding NAD-dependent DNA ligase LigA → MNENDALKRIQTLKQEIEKHNYNYYVLNKPTISDFEFDLLLAELQALENKFPELKTNDSPTQKVGSDLTKGFIQKNHPYPMLSLSNTYSAEELDAFINRIVKSLDNLPTFVCEPKFDGTSISLHYKNGILTEALTRGDGEKGDDVLKNVQTIKSIPKKIETNLPFIVVRGEIIMPRNIFEQLNIERTEKGENPFANPRNAAAGTLKTLDPKIVEKRQLEAYLYYLLGENLPITTHWDRIQWLKNHAFNTPEWIKLCYTKNDILEYIEYWDKHRHSLPFDIDGIVIKVNEITYQEALGLTAKSPRWAIAYKFQAEQATTKLLSISYQVGRTGIITPVANLEPVFLSGTTVKRASLHNADQIALKDIRVGDYVIVEKGGEIIPKVVGVDFTKRTSNLTPLNFITHCPACGTALQRNEGEAAHICPNYLCPPQIKGRIEHFVSRKAMNIEGLGEETIDEMVEKKMIQTPADLYSLTKSQLLTLEHFANKAADNLLLSIEKSKQTPYARVLFALGIRYVGETVAQKLARAFYHIDLLIKATPEQLIEVEEIGEKIAESVYQFFQNKDNIQLIDKLKIAGLIFEQTEDAKPQSNLLNNLSIVVTGSFEKPYDRKKIEELVVLNGAKLVKSVSKNTSFIVAGNKPGPDKMELAQKLGIKIISSNEFLKLIGLQ